A section of the Phacochoerus africanus isolate WHEZ1 chromosome 4, ROS_Pafr_v1, whole genome shotgun sequence genome encodes:
- the LOC125124141 gene encoding olfactory receptor 2T29-like — protein sequence MENVNWETNHSGQSGFILVGIFSQSKHPTLLCVVIFIVLLMALIGNTVLIFLIHSDTHLHTPMYFFISQLSLMDVMYISVTVPKMLIDQAMGVNKISAPECAVQMFLYVTLAGSEFFFLAAMAYDRYVAICHPLHYSVLMNHRVCLLLASGCWFLGSVDGFMLTPITMTFPFCRSREIHHFFCEVPAVMKLSCSDTSLYETLMYLCCVLMLLIPVTVISSSYFFILLTIHRMNSAEVRKKAFATCSSHMTVVILFYGAAVYTYMLPNSYHTPEKDMVVSVFYTILTPVLNPLIYSFRNKDVMGALKKMLNVGPVHQETIK from the coding sequence ATGGAAAATGTTAACTGGGAGACAAATCACTCTGGACAATCTGGTTTCATCCTGGTGGGAATCTTCAGTCAATCAAAACATCCAACTCTACTGTGTGTGGTGATTTTTATAGTTCTCCTGATGGCTTTGATTGGGAACACTGTCTTGATTTTTCTGATACACTCTGAtacccacctccacacccccatgtactttttcaTCAGCCAGTTGTCTCTCATGGATGTGATGTATATTTCCGTCACTGTGCCCAAGATGCTCATAGACCAGGCCATGGGTGTGAATAAGATCTCAGCCCCTGAGTGTGCTGTGCAGATGTTCCTTTATGTGACTCTAGCAGGGTCAGAGTTTTTCTTTCTAGctgccatggcctatgaccgctatgtagCCATTTGCCATCCTCTCCATTACTCTGTTCTTATGAACCACAGGGTGTGTCTCCTACTGGCATCTGGCTGCTGGTTTCTGGGCTCAGTGGATGGCTTTATGCTCACACCTATCACCATGACCTTCCCCTTCTGCAGATCCCGGGAGAtccatcatttcttctgtgaGGTCCCTGCTGTAATGAAGCTTTCCTGTTCAGACACCTCCCTCTATGAGACACTCATGTACCTGTGTTGTGTCCTCATGCTCCTCATCCCTGTGACAGTCATTTCAAgctcttattttttcattctgcTTACCATCCACAGAATGAACTCAGCAGAGGTCAGGAAGAAGGCTTTTGCCACTTGTTCTTCCCATATGACTGTGGTCATCCTGTTTTATGGTGCTGCTGTTTACACCTACATGCTTCCCAACTCCTACCACACCCCTGAGAAAGACATGGTGGTGTCTGTCTTTTATACCATACTCACTCCAGTGCTAAACCCTTTAATCTATAGTTTCAGGAATAAGGATGTCATGGGGGCTTTGAAGAAAATGTTGAATGTGGGACCTGTCCATCAAGAAactataaagtag
- the LOC125124518 gene encoding olfactory receptor 14A16-like — protein MANLTMSVTEFTLMGFSDIWEQQVLHAVLFLLIYLTALVDNFLIVLLTTLDQHLHSPMHFFLRTLSLLDICFISVTVPKAIIQSLTQNSSISFLGCVAQVFLVVSFACAELALLTVMSYDRYVAICQPLHYQVIMKKAHCEQMVFASWLSGIISGFLNTSVTFSLPFCRSNFVHQFFCEIPSLLKLSCSEKYLAEIGAIIVTTSLGIICFISILVSYKQIFSTVMRIPSVKSRSKAFSTCIPHLVVVTVFLNTGSIAYLKPVSESPSVCDLMVSVFYTVVPPTLNPIIYSLKNKDMKAAFSKMLKRLSSYIMTRKTTTKTHTVPSDKHEATSVNSNRLPAI, from the coding sequence ATGGCCAATCTCACCATGTCTGTGACTGAATTCACCCTCATGGGATTTTCAGACATCTGGGAGCAGCAAGTCCTCCATGCTGTGCTGTTCTTACTTATCTACCTGACAGCTTTGGTGGACAACTTTCTCATTGTTCTTCTTACCACCTTGGATCAGCATCTCCACAGTCCTATGCACTTCTTCCTGAGGACACTGTCATTGTTAGATATCTGCTTCATCTCTGTCACTGTTCCCAAGGCCATCATTCAATCTTTGACCCAGAATAGTTCCATATCATTTCTTGGGTGTGTGGCACAAGTCTTTCtggttgtttcctttgcttgtgCAGAGTTGGCTTTGCTCACAGTGATGTCTTATGACCGTTATGTGGCCATTTGTCAGCCCCTACATTATCAGGTCATCATGAAGAAAGCACACTGTGAGCAAATGGTGTTtgcttcatggctcagtgggattaTCTCAGGGTTCTTGAATACATCTGTGACCTTCTCATTACCATTTTGTAGGTCAAATTTTGTCCATCAGTTCTTCTGTGAGATTCCTTCATTGCTCAAACTTTCCTGCTCAGAGAAGTACCTTGCTGAGATTGGAGCCATAATTGTCACAACATCATTGGGTAtcatatgttttatttcaatTCTGGTTTCTTATAAGCAAATCTTCTCTACAGTTATGAGGATCCCATCAGTGAAAAGCAGGTCAAAAGCCTTCTCAACATGCATTCCTCATCTTGTGGTTGTTACTGTTTTCCTCAACACAGGGTCCATTGCCTATCTAAAACCAGTGTCAGAGTCTCCTTCTGTTTGTGATCTGATGGTGTCTGTTTTCTACACTGTGGTGCCACCAACACTTAATCCCATCATTTACAGCCTGAAGAACAAGGACATGAAAGCTGCCTTCTCTAAaatgctgaagagactatcttcaTACATAATGACaagaaaaaccacaacaaaaacacATACTGTTCCTTCAGACAAACACGAGGCCACTTCAGTTAACAGCAATAGGCTTCCTGCTATTTAA